The Henckelia pumila isolate YLH828 chromosome 2, ASM3356847v2, whole genome shotgun sequence genome includes a window with the following:
- the LOC140877407 gene encoding uncharacterized protein → MSRARDSDDLIPLDLEIESTLRRIRRDQRQHNLALNFESEEEFDDMAEEENKRTLMDLHRPLVGGYGSNIVRPAVQANTFELKPSIIQMIQMQVRFGRTPSEDLNAHLEQFLSICDTFKFNGLTSETVRLRLFPFSLQGEAIEWLRDLPEGSITTWDGQQVETFYYGVDSSVRSMLDAAANGSLYRKTPAATHEIISNMDESNVGWQDSRREKKVGFLEMDALTAITAKLDGLTHQYFNPPQQPAQQRSPQQAVRPTQGVVPSMPPGFKPSENKSNLEDMLAKYIAGNEMRWQNHDAMMQRVETQLGQLANQFATRAPGSLPSDTEKNSKGVNAVIVAEQVKKEDADVEKDKKGKESDKQQGENSREKEDLAQMPSYTKFVKEILSNKRKLVDFETVKLSEECSLGIVEVKPTTISLQLADRSIKYPRGIVEDVLVKVDKFIFPVDFVVLDMEEDRVIHLILGRPFLATGKALIDVQKGELVLRLNDERVVFNVFHSMKYPSNVSNCFRIDATYEFVECDVQEFTSKDPLEIFLTHSSPSELDNEEFEEFVQYLDAGKPL, encoded by the exons ATGAGCCGTGCTCGAGATTCTGACGACCTCATACCGCTTGATTTGGAGATTGAAAGCACTCTTCGTCGTATACGTAGAGATCAAAGGCAGCATAACTTGGCTCTAAATTTTGAATCTGAAGAGGAGTTTGACGATATGGCTGAAGAAGAGAATAAACGTACTCTGATGGACCTTCATCGACCATTAGTTGGAGGATACGGATCCAACATTGTTCGCCCTGCAGTTCAGGCGAACACTTTTGAACTTAAACCATCCATTATTCAGATGATTCAAATGCAAGTCAGATTTGGAAGGACGCCTTCTGAGGATCTGAATGCTCATCTGGAGCAATTCTTGTCAATCTGTGATACCTTCAAATTTAATGGACTGACTTCTGAGACTGTTCGGCTGAGGCTATTTCCGTTTTCACTACAAGGAGAAGCGATAGAGTGGCTTCGAGATTTGCCAGAAGGATCAATTACTACATGGGATG GCCAACAAGTAGAAACTTTCTACTACGGGGTCGATTCATCTGTTCGTTCCATGCTTGATGCAGCTGCCAATGGCAGCCTCTATAGAAAAACTCCTGCAGCAACACACGAAATCATTTCAAATATGGATGAAAGCAATGTTGGTTGGCAAGACAGCAGGAGAGAAAAGAAAGTTGGATTTCTAGAGATGGATGCTCTGACAGCAATTACAGCAAAACTTGATGGACTGACTCATCAA TATTTTAATCCACCGCAGCAGCCTGCACAGCAAAGGTCTCCTCAGCAAGCAGTTAGACCTACTCAAGGTGTTGTACCTTCTATGCCGCCAGGTTTTAAGCCATCTGAGAATAAGTCAAATCTGGAAGACATGCTTGCAAAGTACATAGCTGGGAACGAGATGAGATGGCAGAATCATGATGCCATGATGCAAAGAGTGGAAACCCAATTGGGTCAGTTGGCAAACCAGTTCGCTACACGGGCGCCAGGTTCACTTCCTAGTGACAcagaaaaaaattcaaagggCGTCAATGCAGTCATAGTAGCTGAACAGGTGAAGAAGGAGGATGCTGATGTTGAAAAAGATAAAAAGGGGAAAGAATCAGACAAGCAGCAAGGCGAGAACTCGAGGGAGAAAG AAGATTTGGCTCAAATGCCTTCATATACTAAATTTGTAAAagaaattttatcaaacaaGAGAAAATTGGTGGACTTTGAAACTGTTAAGCTTTCGGAGGAATGTTCg TTAGGAATTGTTGAGGTGAAACCAACTACAATTTCCCTACAGTTAGCAGATAGATCAATTAAATATCCTAGGGGAATTGTAGAGGATGTCTTAGTGAAGGtcgataaatttattttcccaGTGGACTTTGTTGTTttggatatggaagaggatcgtgtgattcatcttattttgggtagaccatTTTTGGCCACTGGGAAAGCTTTGATAGATGTACAGAAGGGTGAATTGGTGCTCAGGTTGAATGATGAGAGAGTAGTATTTAATGTGTTTCACTCTATGAAATATCCCTCCAATGTTTCGAATTGTTTTCGAATTGATGCTACTTATGAGTTTGTTGAGTGTGATGTGCAGGAATTTACTAGTAAAGATCCTTTGGAGATTTTCTTGACCCATTCATCTCCAAGCGAATTGGATAATGAAGAGTTTGAGGAATTTGTGCAGTATTTGGATGCCGGAAAACCACTCTGA